The proteins below are encoded in one region of Opitutus sp. ER46:
- a CDS encoding pyrimidine/purine nucleoside phosphorylase has product MSSKPTEFVGVTVLAKANVYFDGNVISHTVLFKDDTKKTLGLIRPGTYHFNTGAPERMEIVAGECTVTIDGASDVKSYGPGTYFDVPGKSGFSISVTSGLCEYVCSFLPV; this is encoded by the coding sequence ATGTCCTCCAAACCTACCGAATTCGTCGGCGTCACCGTCCTCGCCAAGGCCAACGTTTACTTCGACGGCAACGTCATCAGCCACACCGTCCTGTTCAAGGACGACACCAAGAAGACGCTCGGGCTCATCCGGCCCGGCACCTACCACTTCAACACCGGCGCCCCGGAGCGGATGGAGATCGTCGCGGGCGAGTGCACGGTGACGATCGACGGCGCCAGCGACGTGAAGTCGTACGGCCCGGGTACCTATTTCGACGTCCCCGGCAAGAGCGGCTTCTCGATCAGCGTGACGTCCGGACTTTGCGAATACGTCTGCTCGTTCCTGCCGGTCTGA
- a CDS encoding amidohydrolase family protein yields MPPPSKKPFLPPTSYTRQFEPAAPAAPAPARPAAGAHAGETGWLPDLVYTGDTFEEGLAFFADPLGRITRFSREPADLAAARRLPGQAAMPGLVNVHSISWQRALRGRTEQVARNVEPIAGAREAATALAQRLTPEDIFETARMVFTEMLLAGITCVGEFHELQNRPDGTAWPEPHLVADQVLRAAREAGIRIALFNVATLRGGHGQAPETAPARVRAASIDAFLRETEALRAAVAGSLPADEAWIGVAPESLARVPVDAFKAIGTYAHAQRLRVQTRVARSAEDVAACVAEYGRGPVAVLAEHGLIDKRLTVLHGNQLSAEDSKLLGTARAAVGVCPLSEQNLALAAAPVEALLAAGAGVVLGSESQGQVDLLREARALEYGLRVAQGRRPVVAADAARTLFTAATVTGARSLGATGGALEVGRPADFFTVNLYDPSIAGADPETLLASLVFGLERRAVKEVWIGARQRITGGRHPNQGPIVGKFVEMQRRLWGKPATP; encoded by the coding sequence GTGCCACCCCCTTCGAAGAAGCCCTTTCTCCCGCCCACCTCGTACACGCGTCAGTTCGAGCCCGCGGCGCCCGCCGCGCCGGCGCCGGCGCGACCGGCGGCAGGCGCGCACGCCGGGGAGACGGGCTGGCTGCCCGACCTGGTGTACACGGGCGACACGTTCGAGGAAGGGCTCGCGTTCTTTGCCGATCCGCTGGGTCGGATCACGCGCTTCTCGCGCGAGCCGGCGGATCTCGCGGCGGCGCGCCGGCTGCCCGGCCAGGCCGCGATGCCCGGTCTGGTGAACGTGCACTCGATCAGCTGGCAGCGGGCGCTTCGTGGGCGGACCGAGCAAGTCGCGCGTAACGTCGAGCCGATTGCCGGGGCTCGGGAGGCGGCGACGGCGCTGGCCCAGCGGCTGACGCCGGAGGATATCTTCGAGACCGCGCGGATGGTTTTCACCGAGATGCTGCTCGCGGGCATCACCTGCGTGGGCGAGTTCCACGAGCTGCAGAATCGGCCGGATGGCACGGCGTGGCCGGAGCCGCACCTCGTGGCGGACCAGGTGCTTCGCGCGGCACGCGAAGCCGGCATCCGGATTGCGCTGTTCAATGTCGCGACCCTGCGCGGCGGGCATGGGCAAGCGCCGGAGACCGCGCCGGCGCGTGTGCGCGCAGCCTCCATCGATGCATTCCTGCGCGAGACGGAGGCGTTGCGGGCGGCGGTGGCGGGCAGCCTGCCGGCGGATGAGGCGTGGATCGGGGTCGCGCCGGAGAGCCTTGCGCGGGTGCCGGTCGACGCGTTCAAGGCGATCGGCACGTACGCGCACGCCCAGCGGCTGCGGGTGCAGACCCGCGTGGCCCGGAGCGCGGAGGACGTCGCGGCCTGTGTCGCGGAGTACGGCCGCGGGCCGGTGGCGGTGCTCGCGGAGCACGGGCTCATCGACAAGCGACTGACCGTGCTGCACGGCAACCAACTCAGCGCCGAGGACAGCAAGCTGCTCGGCACGGCGCGAGCGGCGGTGGGCGTGTGCCCGTTGTCGGAGCAGAACCTCGCGCTGGCCGCGGCGCCGGTCGAAGCCCTCTTGGCCGCGGGCGCCGGCGTGGTGCTGGGCTCCGAAAGCCAGGGGCAGGTCGATCTTTTGCGCGAAGCCCGGGCGCTGGAGTACGGCTTGCGGGTGGCGCAGGGACGCCGTCCGGTGGTGGCTGCCGACGCGGCGCGCACTCTCTTCACCGCGGCGACGGTGACCGGCGCGCGCAGCCTGGGCGCGACCGGCGGCGCGCTGGAGGTTGGCCGGCCGGCGGACTTCTTCACGGTGAACCTCTACGATCCCTCGATCGCGGGCGCGGATCCGGAGACGCTGTTGGCCAGTCTCGTGTTTGGGCTGGAGCGCCGCGCCGTGAAGGAAGTGTGGATCGGCGCGCGGCAGCGCATCACCGGCGGGCGGCATCCGAACCAGGGGCCGATCGTCGGCAAGTTCGTCGAGATGCAGCGCCGGCTCTGGGGCAAGCCGGCAACACCGTAG